One uncultured Gellertiella sp. genomic window carries:
- a CDS encoding transglycosylase SLT domain-containing protein has translation MKATVLAAAGLLALGLSTSDAAGSDGACEQEIQSAAAKYGVPEGILYSVGLTETGRKGSLHPYALNVEGKVLYPRSEREALVAFDRAEQGGAKLIDLGCMQINHFYHGEHFASVQAMLEPRLNVEYAARFLKNLHDRHETWTMAVARYHAGPNNDPAQKEYVCRVIANLVATGYGNWTSNATQFCR, from the coding sequence CTGAAGGCAACGGTGCTGGCAGCGGCGGGGCTTCTCGCTCTGGGTCTGTCTACCTCTGACGCGGCGGGTTCCGATGGGGCCTGCGAACAGGAAATCCAGTCGGCGGCGGCAAAATATGGGGTGCCCGAAGGCATTCTCTATTCTGTCGGCCTGACCGAAACCGGACGCAAGGGGTCGCTTCACCCCTATGCGCTGAACGTCGAGGGCAAGGTTCTCTATCCCCGTTCCGAGCGTGAGGCACTGGTTGCCTTCGACCGGGCCGAACAGGGGGGCGCGAAACTGATCGATCTTGGTTGCATGCAGATAAACCATTTCTATCACGGAGAGCATTTTGCCTCGGTGCAGGCAATGCTGGAGCCGCGCCTCAATGTCGAATATGCGGCCCGCTTCCTCAAGAATCTGCACGACCGGCACGAGACCTGGACCATGGCCGTTGCCCGTTATCACGCCGGACCGAACAATGATCCCGCGCAGAAGGAATATGTGTGCCGGGTGATCGCCAATCTTGTCGCCACGGGCTACGGCAACTGGACATCCAATGCGACGCAGTTCTGTCGCTAA
- a CDS encoding flagellin, which produces MTSILTNTAAMAALQTLRAIDNNMEMTQGRISSGYRVASASDNAAYWSIATTMRSDNQALSTVKDALGLGAAKTDTYYAGLDSSVNVVTQIKAKLVAAREPGVDKDKINKELTELKNQLSSISQSASFSGENWLYNASTTAIGTKQIVASFNRAANGTVSVTTLAFDTSKSILIDTSQASRGLLTKGVTVTQPSGTTTATATYFLINASSTTAATGTEVKIGTTTTNDDLDGMISAVEGVLQALTDSAATLGAINKRIDMQDNFVSTLMDVIDKGVGRLVDADMNEESTRLKALQTQQQLGIQSLSIANTNAANIMQLFRQ; this is translated from the coding sequence ATGACAAGTATTCTGACAAACACCGCCGCGATGGCGGCTCTCCAGACTCTGCGCGCAATCGACAACAACATGGAAATGACCCAGGGCCGGATTTCGTCCGGTTACCGCGTCGCTTCCGCATCCGACAATGCAGCCTATTGGTCGATCGCCACCACCATGCGGTCCGACAATCAGGCGCTGTCCACCGTCAAGGATGCACTCGGCCTCGGCGCCGCCAAGACCGACACCTATTACGCGGGCCTCGACAGCTCGGTAAATGTGGTCACCCAAATCAAGGCCAAGCTGGTTGCCGCCCGTGAACCGGGTGTCGACAAGGACAAGATCAACAAGGAACTGACGGAGCTGAAGAATCAGCTGTCGTCGATTTCGCAGTCGGCGTCCTTCTCCGGCGAAAACTGGCTCTACAACGCCTCCACCACCGCGATCGGCACCAAGCAGATCGTTGCCTCCTTCAACCGCGCGGCCAATGGCACGGTTTCGGTCACCACGCTTGCCTTCGACACCTCGAAGTCGATCCTGATCGATACGTCCCAGGCGAGCCGCGGTTTGCTGACCAAGGGGGTGACGGTCACCCAGCCGAGCGGCACCACCACCGCGACCGCCACCTACTTCCTGATCAATGCCAGCTCGACGACGGCGGCGACGGGTACGGAAGTCAAGATCGGCACCACCACCACCAATGACGATCTCGACGGCATGATCAGTGCCGTGGAAGGTGTGCTCCAGGCGCTCACGGATTCCGCTGCAACCCTTGGCGCGATCAACAAGCGCATCGACATGCAGGACAATTTCGTCTCGACCCTGATGGATGTGATCGACAAGGGGGTCGGGCGTCTGGTCGATGCCGACATGAACGAGGAATCGACCCGGCTGAAGGCGCTGCAAACCCAGCAGCAGCTTGGCATCCAGTCGCTGTCGATTGCCAATACCAACGCCGCGAACATCATGCAGCTCTTCCGCCAGTAG
- a CDS encoding flagellar hook protein FlgE produces MSLFGTMKTAVSGMNAQSNKLGTVGDNIANADTTAYKKASVQFSSLVLPSTAGTYTSGGINSNVRYNVSEPGPLKFTSSSTDLAINGDGFFVVKNPQGTPFLTRAGSFVPDDQGNLVNAGGYALLGYSFGSGAPAAVVNGFDGLEPVNLSVNSLTAKASKFGSFSANLDARKPVVAAANLPSANAATADYSHKSSLVAYDAVGKEVLYDFYYTKVSDPVAGPPVVGAKWDISVYRKDQANPATGFPYASAPAGNHVTIEFDPATGKIKGPTTSMSFTDNLNTPSQPMTIDFSGMTQLAYDFTSNKATVDGNKAASVKSVSIDKDGTVYAVYDDGSRDPRFRIALATVQSPDNLTLSNGNVYSQSADSGVVRTGFPGEGNFGQTISGALEDSNVDMASELTEMIQSQRSYTANSKVFQTGADLMDVLINLKR; encoded by the coding sequence ATGAGCCTCTTTGGTACCATGAAAACGGCCGTGTCAGGCATGAATGCCCAGTCGAACAAACTTGGCACGGTCGGCGACAACATCGCCAATGCCGATACCACGGCCTACAAGAAGGCCTCGGTGCAATTCTCGTCGCTGGTCCTGCCCTCCACGGCAGGCACCTATACATCCGGCGGCATCAATTCGAACGTGCGCTATAACGTGTCCGAGCCCGGCCCGCTGAAATTTACATCCTCGTCGACTGATCTGGCGATCAACGGCGATGGCTTTTTCGTGGTCAAGAACCCGCAGGGCACGCCGTTCCTCACCCGGGCCGGTTCCTTTGTTCCCGACGACCAGGGCAATCTCGTCAATGCCGGCGGCTATGCGCTTCTCGGCTATTCCTTCGGCAGCGGTGCACCGGCAGCGGTGGTCAACGGCTTTGACGGGTTGGAGCCGGTCAATCTGTCGGTCAACTCGCTGACCGCCAAGGCATCGAAATTCGGCAGCTTCTCGGCCAACCTCGATGCCCGCAAGCCGGTCGTCGCCGCCGCCAACCTGCCGAGCGCCAATGCCGCGACTGCCGACTATTCGCACAAGAGCTCGCTGGTCGCCTATGACGCGGTCGGCAAGGAAGTGCTCTATGACTTCTACTATACGAAAGTGTCCGACCCCGTGGCAGGTCCCCCGGTCGTCGGCGCGAAATGGGACATTTCGGTCTACCGCAAGGACCAGGCCAATCCGGCGACCGGCTTTCCCTATGCCAGCGCTCCGGCGGGCAACCATGTGACCATCGAGTTCGACCCCGCCACCGGCAAGATCAAGGGTCCGACGACAAGCATGAGCTTCACGGACAACCTGAACACGCCGAGCCAGCCGATGACCATCGACTTCTCCGGCATGACGCAGCTTGCCTATGACTTCACGTCCAACAAGGCGACCGTCGACGGCAACAAGGCGGCATCCGTCAAGAGCGTCAGCATCGACAAGGATGGCACGGTCTATGCGGTCTATGACGACGGCTCCCGTGATCCGCGCTTCCGCATTGCTCTGGCCACCGTGCAGAGCCCCGACAACCTGACCCTGTCCAATGGCAACGTCTACAGCCAGAGCGCCGATTCCGGCGTGGTCAGGACGGGATTTCCCGGCGAGGGCAATTTCGGCCAGACCATCTCCGGCGCGCTGGAAGATTCCAACGTCGACATGGCTTCGGAGCTGACTGAAATGATCCAGTCGCAGCGCAGTTATACGGCAAATTCCAAGGTCTTTCAGACCGGCGCGGACCTGATGGACGTGCTGATCAACCTGAAGAGATAA
- a CDS encoding response regulator transcription factor, with product MIVVVDERELVKDGYTSLFGREGIPSTGFDPREFGEWVNTAADGDIAAVEAFLIGQGERMFDLPRAIRDRTMAPVIAVSDQHSLEQTLALFDSGVDDVVRKPVHPREIMARAAAIRRRLKSITNFVDIGPIRIFSDGRDPEINGDVFPLPRRERRILEYLVANRGRRVSKTQIFNAIYGIFDDEVEENVVESHISKLRKKLRKKLGFDPVDSKRFLGYCIDWN from the coding sequence ATGATCGTAGTGGTTGATGAGCGTGAGCTCGTGAAAGACGGCTATACATCCCTTTTTGGGCGCGAGGGTATTCCCTCTACAGGATTCGATCCCCGGGAGTTCGGGGAATGGGTCAACACTGCGGCCGATGGTGACATCGCGGCCGTGGAGGCATTTCTGATTGGTCAGGGCGAGCGCATGTTCGATCTTCCCCGGGCGATCCGGGACCGGACGATGGCACCTGTCATCGCCGTATCGGACCAGCATTCCCTGGAGCAGACGCTTGCCCTCTTCGACAGCGGAGTCGATGATGTGGTACGCAAGCCGGTGCATCCCCGGGAGATCATGGCCAGGGCAGCGGCTATCCGCCGTCGCCTGAAGTCGATCACCAATTTTGTCGATATCGGCCCGATCCGGATCTTCTCCGATGGCCGCGATCCCGAAATCAATGGCGATGTCTTCCCCTTGCCGCGCCGCGAGCGCCGCATTCTGGAATATCTGGTCGCCAACCGCGGCCGTCGCGTGTCGAAGACCCAGATCTTCAACGCGATCTACGGCATCTTCGACGACGAGGTCGAGGAAAACGTGGTGGAAAGCCATATCAGCAAGCTGCGCAAGAAGCTGCGCAAGAAGCTCGGCTTCGATCCGGTCGACAGCAAGCGCTTCCTTGGCTACTGCATCGACTGGAACTGA
- a CDS encoding flagellar hook protein FlgE, which produces MSLYGTMNTAVSGMNAQSNRLSVVGENIANADTTGYKRASVEFSSLILPSTAGNYSSGSVNAVSRHEVSEEGGLTDTSSAGDIAIQGRGFFIVEGSNGVPCLTRAGSFRVDDSGDLVNAGGFALMGQSLPGGLSTQINGLTGLVRVNLANGGPQASPTRNINLAVNLDARKPVVPAAQLPGTNAANAQYTTKTSVTAYDNLGRAVIYDIYYTKKADAAAGPPATQAQWDVAVYRKDQADPGMTFPYTGSPLVQSTATVSFDSNTGKITASPNSLTITDNKAVPSQTIALNLAGSSQIGTDYSVVGQKVDGNAAAQIDHASVDTDGTVYAVYTDGTRAARFRIPLADVTSPDNLEPEAGNVYSQSARSGNFITGFPGEGSFGKTLSGKLEKSNVDMATELTVMIQAQRSYTANSKVFQTGADLMDILVNLKR; this is translated from the coding sequence ATGAGCCTGTATGGGACAATGAATACTGCGGTCAGCGGCATGAATGCACAGTCCAACCGGTTGAGCGTGGTCGGTGAAAACATCGCCAATGCCGACACGACGGGCTACAAGCGGGCGTCCGTGGAATTCTCGTCGCTGATTTTGCCTTCAACGGCTGGAAACTACAGTTCAGGATCCGTGAACGCGGTTTCCCGCCATGAAGTCTCGGAGGAGGGCGGGCTTACCGACACGTCCAGCGCGGGCGACATCGCCATTCAGGGGCGGGGGTTCTTCATTGTCGAGGGATCGAACGGCGTGCCCTGCCTGACACGTGCGGGGTCCTTCCGGGTGGATGACAGCGGTGATCTCGTCAATGCCGGCGGCTTTGCGCTGATGGGCCAAAGCCTGCCCGGCGGGCTGTCGACACAGATCAACGGCCTGACCGGCCTTGTGCGCGTCAACCTGGCGAATGGCGGTCCCCAGGCTTCTCCCACCAGGAATATCAATCTGGCGGTCAATCTCGATGCCCGCAAGCCGGTGGTTCCTGCAGCGCAATTGCCAGGCACCAATGCGGCCAATGCCCAGTATACGACAAAAACCTCCGTCACCGCCTATGACAATCTCGGGCGTGCGGTGATTTACGATATCTATTACACCAAGAAGGCCGATGCCGCCGCCGGTCCTCCGGCCACCCAGGCGCAATGGGATGTCGCGGTCTATCGCAAGGACCAGGCTGATCCCGGCATGACATTTCCCTATACGGGCTCCCCGCTGGTCCAGAGCACGGCGACCGTCAGTTTCGATTCAAATACCGGAAAGATTACCGCCTCGCCCAACAGCCTGACAATAACCGACAACAAGGCGGTTCCCTCGCAGACAATCGCACTCAACCTTGCCGGATCGTCGCAGATCGGGACCGACTATTCCGTGGTCGGCCAGAAGGTGGACGGCAATGCCGCCGCCCAGATCGATCACGCCAGTGTCGACACGGATGGTACTGTCTACGCTGTCTATACGGATGGAACCCGCGCCGCCCGGTTTCGCATCCCGCTTGCCGATGTCACCAGTCCGGACAATCTCGAACCGGAAGCAGGCAATGTCTACAGCCAAAGCGCCCGGTCCGGCAATTTCATCACCGGCTTTCCAGGCGAAGGTTCGTTTGGCAAGACCCTGTCGGGAAAGCTTGAAAAATCCAATGTCGACATGGCTACCGAGCTGACGGTCATGATCCAGGCGCAGCGCAGCTACACCGCCAATTCCAAAGTGTTCCAAACCGGTGCGGATCTCATGGATATCCTCGTCAACCTGAAGAGATGA
- a CDS encoding flagellin yields the protein MTSIMTNSAALSALATLRSIDMNMEKTQDAISSGLKVGSAKDNAAYWSIATTMRSDNKALAGVEDALGLAAAKTDTAYSGLDTSINVITQIKAKLVAAREPGVDRDKINKELTELKNQLVSVSQSASFSGENWLYNDSTTAAGTKEMVGSFTRNSAGNVSIQTIDYDTSKSVLVDTKGASRGLLTKDVTVTQPSGTTTSTATYFLINVTSATAATGTEVKISSATTDDNLEGMISAVDSMLKNMTDAAATLGATNSRIELQHSFIKSLSDVIDKGVGRLVDADMNEESTRLKALQTQQQLGVQSLSIANGSSQNILQLFR from the coding sequence ATGACGAGTATCATGACTAATTCCGCAGCACTTTCGGCTCTCGCAACGCTGCGTTCGATCGACATGAACATGGAAAAGACGCAGGATGCGATCTCTTCCGGTCTGAAAGTCGGTTCGGCAAAGGACAATGCGGCATACTGGTCCATTGCCACCACCATGCGTTCTGACAACAAGGCTCTGGCCGGTGTGGAAGACGCACTCGGCCTGGCGGCTGCCAAGACCGATACCGCCTATAGCGGTCTCGACACGTCGATCAACGTCATCACGCAGATCAAGGCCAAGCTCGTCGCTGCCCGTGAACCGGGTGTCGACCGCGACAAGATCAACAAGGAACTGACCGAACTGAAGAACCAGCTGGTATCTGTTTCCCAGTCGGCCTCGTTCTCTGGTGAAAACTGGCTCTACAATGACTCGACCACGGCTGCTGGCACCAAGGAAATGGTGGGTTCCTTCACCCGCAATTCCGCCGGCAATGTCTCCATCCAGACCATCGACTACGATACGTCCAAGTCGGTGCTGGTTGATACAAAGGGCGCGAGCCGCGGTCTGCTGACGAAGGATGTCACCGTTACCCAGCCGAGTGGCACCACCACCTCGACGGCAACCTACTTCCTGATCAATGTCACCTCCGCAACGGCTGCAACCGGCACGGAAGTGAAGATTTCCTCGGCGACCACCGATGACAATCTCGAAGGCATGATCAGTGCTGTCGACTCCATGCTGAAGAACATGACCGATGCCGCAGCAACGCTTGGTGCGACCAACTCCCGCATCGAGCTGCAGCACAGCTTCATCAAGTCCCTGTCCGACGTGATCGACAAGGGCGTGGGTCGTCTGGTGGATGCCGACATGAACGAGGAATCGACCAGGCTCAAGGCGTTGCAGACCCAGCAGCAGCTTGGTGTCCAGTCGCTGTCGATTGCCAATGGCAGTTCGCAGAACATCCTGCAGCTCTTCCGCTAG
- the motC gene encoding chemotaxis protein MotC → MTASRNRCLVFAAALLATSFPSVVNAGDEELAPYKMLRSMQFVQDSVVLGDHSAAEMQRYLLGTIDKRLRAVDSSVFEDPRNVDATLIYTMSGGNPKTLEYLVARDVQGYFDNRVTEILRKYLSGKGQLVVNALSDMQKEYKDKDIGPYLALIAGNTLMNSKPEAALKMYNWARLTSPGTIVEEAALRRSMSIAVNAGMINEGLAYSNQYARRFLHSPYASQFADLFVALAVENVHTIGLDRIRDTVEVMDTDRKQAIYLRIARQATIAGESELAKMAAAEAAKIKATDGTSKDVLAGFYSGIADVSSENISKVAEGLGMVPDGLLSDKDKALREAARSVVEQVLKAPDPESLAQDTAPIPSESSQSVDANAAGDVLPVAGQTNVQGTQQPVVAHANAPGAIQASAPQPDPAIDPIVTSARSKLGEIDKLLEKDSSTP, encoded by the coding sequence ATGACGGCTTCAAGGAACAGGTGCCTGGTGTTCGCAGCCGCGTTGCTGGCGACCTCGTTTCCTTCCGTGGTCAACGCGGGCGACGAGGAACTGGCACCCTACAAGATGCTGCGCTCGATGCAATTCGTGCAGGATTCCGTGGTGCTCGGCGATCACTCGGCAGCCGAAATGCAGCGCTATCTGCTCGGCACCATCGACAAGCGGTTGCGGGCCGTTGATTCCTCGGTCTTTGAGGACCCGCGCAATGTCGATGCGACATTGATCTACACGATGAGCGGCGGCAATCCGAAGACGCTCGAATATCTGGTCGCACGCGACGTGCAGGGCTATTTCGACAACCGGGTCACCGAAATCCTGCGCAAATATCTGTCCGGCAAGGGACAGCTTGTCGTCAACGCGCTTTCCGACATGCAGAAGGAATACAAGGACAAGGACATCGGGCCCTATCTGGCGCTGATTGCCGGCAATACGCTGATGAATTCCAAGCCGGAAGCCGCCCTGAAAATGTACAATTGGGCACGGCTGACTTCGCCAGGGACCATCGTCGAGGAGGCGGCCCTGCGTCGTTCGATGTCGATTGCGGTCAATGCGGGGATGATCAACGAAGGGCTGGCCTATTCCAATCAATATGCCCGAAGGTTCCTGCATTCCCCCTATGCCAGCCAGTTTGCCGATCTGTTCGTGGCACTGGCGGTGGAGAATGTCCACACGATCGGTCTGGACCGCATTCGCGACACGGTCGAGGTGATGGACACGGACCGCAAGCAGGCCATTTACCTGCGCATCGCCCGGCAGGCGACGATTGCAGGCGAGAGCGAGCTTGCGAAAATGGCCGCAGCGGAGGCGGCGAAAATCAAGGCTACCGACGGCACGTCGAAAGACGTGCTGGCAGGCTTTTACAGCGGCATTGCCGATGTCTCCTCCGAAAATATTTCCAAGGTCGCCGAGGGGCTCGGCATGGTTCCCGACGGGCTCCTGTCGGACAAGGACAAGGCCTTGCGCGAGGCCGCCCGTTCGGTCGTCGAACAGGTTCTGAAGGCACCGGATCCGGAAAGCCTGGCGCAAGACACTGCGCCTATACCTTCCGAAAGCAGCCAGAGCGTTGATGCAAACGCGGCCGGAGATGTGCTTCCGGTGGCAGGGCAGACAAATGTGCAGGGCACGCAACAACCGGTTGTCGCCCATGCCAATGCCCCCGGCGCAATCCAGGCCTCAGCCCCTCAGCCAGATCCTGCCATTGATCCGATTGTCACATCGGCACGCAGCAAGCTTGGTGAAATAGACAAATTGCTGGAAAAGGACAGTTCAACGCCATGA
- a CDS encoding flagellin, whose product MTSIMTNTAALAALSTLRSIDMNMEMTQNRISSGYRVSSAADNAAYWSIATTMRSDNKALSGVQDALGLGAAKTDTAYTAMDSSINVVIQIKAKLVAAREPGVDRDKINKELTELKNQLNSISQSASFSGENWLYNDSTAAVGTKEMVGSFVRNANGTVSIQTVDFDASKSVLIDSKGASRGLLTKDVTVTQPSGTTTSTATYFLINASSTTAATGTEVKISTTTTDDNLEGMISAVDTMLKNMTDSAATLGAVNSRLSLQNSFIKSLSDVIDKGVGRLVDADMNEESTKLKALQTQQQLGVQALSIANGNAQNLLTLFR is encoded by the coding sequence ATGACTAGCATTATGACGAACACTGCTGCGCTGGCAGCTCTCAGCACTCTTCGTTCCATCGACATGAACATGGAGATGACCCAGAATCGAATTTCTTCCGGGTATCGCGTCAGCTCCGCTGCTGACAATGCCGCCTACTGGTCGATTGCAACCACCATGCGGTCCGACAACAAGGCGTTGTCGGGTGTGCAGGATGCACTTGGCCTCGGTGCTGCAAAGACCGATACCGCCTATACCGCGATGGATTCCTCCATCAATGTGGTGATCCAGATCAAGGCCAAGCTGGTCGCTGCCCGCGAACCTGGCGTGGATCGTGACAAGATCAACAAGGAACTGACCGAGCTCAAGAACCAGCTCAATTCGATCTCGCAGTCGGCGTCCTTCTCCGGTGAAAACTGGCTCTACAATGACTCGACCGCCGCCGTTGGCACCAAAGAAATGGTGGGCTCCTTCGTCCGCAACGCCAATGGCACGGTGTCGATCCAGACCGTTGATTTCGATGCTTCCAAATCGGTGCTGATCGACAGCAAGGGCGCAAGCCGCGGCCTTCTGACGAAGGATGTCACGGTCACGCAGCCCAGCGGCACCACGACGTCGACGGCCACCTACTTCCTGATCAATGCGTCATCGACGACGGCGGCGACGGGTACGGAAGTCAAGATCTCGACCACCACCACCGACGACAATCTCGAAGGCATGATCAGCGCGGTGGATACGATGCTGAAGAACATGACGGACTCGGCTGCAACCCTCGGCGCGGTCAACAGCCGCCTGTCGCTGCAGAACAGCTTCATCAAATCCCTGTCCGACGTGATCGACAAGGGTGTGGGGCGACTGGTGGATGCCGACATGAACGAGGAATCGACCAAGCTCAAGGCGTTGCAGACCCAGCAGCAACTCGGTGTCCAGGCCCTGTCGATTGCCAACGGCAATGCACAGAACCTCCTGACACTGTTCCGCTAA
- a CDS encoding flagellar hook-length control protein FliK has translation MMDTAIAAPLLTVDPKVQAKQGGKADKADAAGKRAAFQDALSLQTPTKGQSRKQTHAHPGEAGADPLEGVMPADSGTKPDHPLPRVQKGLPLFSAPQGAKVPALSELAKAVANQAGEGLRHPGPAGARHMSAARTPDPAEAVDIATDPADGDASETSVPGSLKPPHGGPVRPGKAHAARSGAEEEPAPGADRDAPAKDALTLLVDAGAVHPGIAAPSARPDAEAGQGKAPDGGQPEGGPSHSYRVSRADGKGGVLDIPGAVQEDKSRLSAPANVVTVLDQRRYLAPAQDSNTLSVIHSISADPEWASAMQPGSALANEASQAGGGKVVNTLKIQMHPIDLGLVTATMRLAGDQLTVDLKVETGAAYRQLKEDQSRIIDALKSQGFNVDQVSVSMAPERAETPGGQTGSQTGQQPGGQGASFAQQQEARSGGQAGRGRGGLEQERAGNGTVSTDAIRTEGNGAGSGGASRSGSVYL, from the coding sequence ATGATGGACACCGCTATCGCCGCACCGCTCCTCACCGTCGATCCCAAGGTTCAGGCAAAACAGGGCGGCAAGGCTGACAAGGCGGATGCTGCGGGAAAGCGGGCAGCCTTTCAGGACGCGTTGAGCCTCCAGACCCCGACAAAGGGGCAATCCCGCAAGCAGACCCATGCGCATCCCGGCGAGGCCGGGGCCGATCCGCTGGAGGGTGTCATGCCCGCCGATTCCGGGACAAAGCCGGACCATCCGCTGCCCCGTGTTCAAAAAGGTCTGCCGCTGTTTTCCGCCCCGCAAGGGGCAAAGGTTCCGGCCCTGTCCGAACTCGCCAAGGCGGTCGCCAATCAGGCCGGGGAAGGGCTGCGCCATCCGGGTCCGGCCGGTGCCCGGCATATGTCGGCGGCCAGGACCCCCGATCCCGCAGAGGCCGTAGACATCGCCACAGACCCGGCCGATGGGGACGCGTCCGAAACCAGTGTCCCGGGGTCCCTCAAGCCGCCTCATGGTGGCCCGGTCCGGCCCGGCAAGGCCCATGCTGCCCGGTCAGGTGCCGAAGAGGAGCCTGCACCGGGCGCAGACAGGGATGCGCCCGCCAAGGACGCCCTGACGCTGCTGGTGGACGCGGGAGCCGTCCATCCTGGCATTGCCGCGCCCAGCGCCCGCCCGGATGCAGAGGCAGGCCAGGGCAAGGCGCCGGATGGCGGTCAGCCGGAAGGCGGACCGTCGCACAGCTACCGTGTCTCGCGGGCGGATGGAAAGGGCGGGGTGCTTGACATTCCGGGGGCGGTTCAGGAGGACAAATCCAGATTGTCTGCCCCGGCCAACGTCGTCACGGTGCTGGATCAGCGCCGCTATCTGGCCCCGGCCCAGGACAGCAACACGCTTTCGGTGATCCATTCGATCTCTGCCGATCCGGAATGGGCAAGCGCCATGCAGCCCGGCTCGGCACTGGCCAACGAGGCCTCGCAGGCGGGGGGCGGCAAGGTGGTCAACACCCTGAAAATCCAGATGCATCCGATCGATCTCGGTCTGGTGACCGCGACCATGCGGCTTGCTGGCGACCAGCTGACCGTGGATCTGAAGGTGGAAACCGGTGCAGCCTATCGCCAGCTCAAGGAAGACCAGAGCCGGATCATCGACGCGCTGAAATCACAGGGCTTTAACGTTGATCAGGTATCGGTCAGCATGGCTCCCGAACGGGCAGAAACACCAGGCGGCCAGACCGGCAGCCAGACGGGACAGCAGCCGGGCGGGCAGGGCGCAAGCTTTGCCCAGCAGCAGGAGGCGCGCAGTGGCGGCCAGGCAGGGCGCGGGCGCGGTGGACTGGAACAGGAAAGAGCAGGCAATGGCACGGTCAGCACGGATGCGATCAGGACTGAAGGCAACGGTGCTGGCAGCGGCGGGGCTTCTCGCTCTGGGTCTGTCTACCTCTGA
- a CDS encoding MotB family protein, with product MSDGENHHHGKNEILIIKRHGGGHEDGHHGGAWKIAYADFMTAMMAFFLVMWLVNAANEETKASVASYFNPIKLTDETPAQKGLKKPTEQAQGEQTKDKSTSSQQKPKDGAAAASGEDQSATSGDHKDYSEADYFENPYSVLSEIAQEVGQQANVSVKGEGGASDSGPATGASGGEAYRDPFSPDFWTQQVEVTGKDQTTSEATPKARPDQKRQQQQAALDAPAEDAADATPVPTPRPDPKTATKAEDKTADKTKDKTEDRTADPQDVKKAEDLRQTLQQALAGVPGKVAEGLVVKAAEGGLLVSISDQVKSQMFNVGSAVPSPELVVAMEKIGKVLSGRPGDVLIRGHTDGRQFKGGHNDNWQLSTARAQSAYFMLVRGGLDEKRVQQISGFADRRLQDPENPLDDANRRIEILIKADKG from the coding sequence ATGAGTGACGGCGAAAACCATCACCATGGTAAAAATGAAATCCTGATCATCAAGCGCCACGGCGGTGGGCATGAGGACGGGCATCATGGCGGTGCGTGGAAAATTGCCTATGCCGACTTCATGACCGCGATGATGGCCTTCTTTCTGGTGATGTGGCTGGTCAATGCCGCCAACGAGGAGACCAAGGCTTCGGTCGCGAGCTATTTCAACCCGATCAAGCTCACCGACGAGACCCCGGCCCAGAAGGGCCTGAAAAAGCCGACCGAGCAGGCGCAAGGCGAGCAGACCAAGGACAAGTCGACCTCCTCGCAGCAAAAGCCGAAGGACGGCGCTGCGGCAGCATCTGGCGAAGACCAGTCCGCGACCTCAGGCGACCACAAGGACTATTCGGAAGCCGACTATTTCGAAAATCCCTACTCGGTCCTGTCCGAGATCGCCCAGGAGGTTGGCCAGCAGGCCAATGTCAGCGTCAAGGGCGAAGGGGGGGCCTCCGATTCCGGCCCGGCCACCGGTGCCAGCGGTGGCGAAGCCTATCGCGATCCGTTCTCGCCCGACTTCTGGACCCAGCAGGTCGAAGTAACGGGCAAGGACCAGACGACCTCCGAAGCAACCCCGAAGGCAAGGCCCGACCAGAAACGGCAGCAGCAACAGGCCGCACTTGATGCGCCTGCCGAAGATGCCGCTGACGCAACGCCGGTTCCGACCCCCCGACCCGACCCGAAGACGGCCACGAAGGCTGAAGACAAGACGGCCGACAAGACAAAGGACAAGACCGAAGACAGGACCGCCGATCCCCAGGATGTGAAGAAGGCCGAGGATCTCAGGCAGACCCTGCAGCAGGCGCTTGCCGGCGTTCCCGGGAAAGTCGCCGAAGGTCTGGTTGTCAAGGCCGCCGAGGGCGGATTGCTGGTCAGCATTTCCGATCAGGTCAAGAGCCAGATGTTCAATGTCGGCTCTGCCGTTCCCAGTCCTGAACTGGTCGTGGCGATGGAGAAGATTGGCAAGGTTCTGTCCGGGCGTCCGGGCGACGTGCTCATTCGCGGCCATACGGACGGTCGGCAGTTCAAGGGTGGCCATAATGACAATTGGCAGCTGTCCACCGCCCGTGCGCAGAGCGCCTATTTCATGCTGGTGCGCGGCGGGCTTGACGAGAAGCGGGTTCAACAGATCTCGGGATTTGCGGACCGCAGACTTCAGGATCCTGAAAATCCGCTGGACGATGCGAATCGCCGCATCGAGATCCTGATCAAGGCAGACAAGGGGTAG